The proteins below come from a single Etheostoma spectabile isolate EspeVRDwgs_2016 chromosome 4, UIUC_Espe_1.0, whole genome shotgun sequence genomic window:
- the LOC116687465 gene encoding zinc finger protein 239-like, which translates to MPCKPINGYPRRGRGVRCHRCQHCGKSFTTSGYVKIHQRVHTGEKPYSCDQCGAAFILQSVLKRHQRIHTGEKPYSCDQCGAAFTLQSHLKNHQRIHTGEKPYSCDQCGAAFTVLTYLKTHKRIHTGEKPYSCDQCGAAFTQQSALTRHQRIHTLEKPYSCDQCGETFSRGYALKAHQRIHTREKPYSCEQCGETFSQSSCLKKHQRIHTGEKPYWCEQCGGTFSQSCDLIIHQRIHTGEKPYTCEQCGETFSRSGNLKTHQRIHTGEKPYWCDQCGKTFCR; encoded by the exons ggagaggaagaggagtcagatgtcaccgctgtcagcactgtggcaaatccttcacaacatcaggatatgtaaagattcatcagagagttcacactggagagaagccttacagctgtgatcaatgtggggcagctttcataCTACAGAGTGTcctgaaaagacatcaacgTATTCACAcgggagagaagccgtacagctgtgatcaatgtggggcagctttcacactacAGAGTCACCTAAAAAATCATCAacgtattcacactggagagaaaccttacagctgtgatcaatgtggggcagctttcacagtccTGACTtacctaaaaacacataaacgcattcacactggagagaagccgtacagctgtgatcaatgtggggcagctttcacacaacagagtgcCCTGAcaagacatcaacgcattcacacgctagagaagccgtacagctgtgatcaatgtggggaaactttttCCCGTGGTTATGCCCTTAaagctcaccagcgcattcacactagAGAGAAACCCTACAGCTGTGAACagtgtggggaaaccttttctcagagtagttgccttaaaaaacaccagcgcattcacactggagagaagccgtactggtgtgaacaatgtgggggaACTTTTTCTCAGAGTTGTGACCTTATAATAcaccaacgcattcacactggagagaagccttacacctgtgaacaatgtggggaaaccttttctcgtagtggtaaccttaaaactcaccagcgcattcacactggagagaagccgtactggtgtgatcaatgtgggaaaacgtttt GCCGCTGA